ATATACTAAATTTCTGATCAAAGAAAAGCTACTACAATTTTTATGTAACAAACATGAGACCATGGAACTACACTCTAACAAAACACTAACTACAGGGACCACTTCCAGAAAGTGGGATTACCGGGCTAGATGAGATCCAAGTATTAGGAACTATTCCTTAAAGAGTTCAATCAAATTCAAGTTTGAATAAGGTTTCATTATTTAAACTCTATTTAGGCAAAACTGTATAACAGATTGACtacaaaatcttttatttttgacttaACCTGTTAAAGGGGCCAATATAACTTTGGCAGATGTGATTAACAGCACAAAATAATGTTATCCAAATTGAATAATTTATTGCTGGTCTAAGACTTGCCTTGTTTTATACTAAGTAGAATTTACAGTTTCCACTAATAGATTATCAgtatttaaaggaatttaagaatGATCTTTTCAGTAAGGCAATCATCTTGGTagcaaatttttattgaaatcttACATAACTCAAGCTTTATAAAAAGCCAACATAATTGAAAATTGGGTTCTCCCTCTAAAGCCTTAAGTATTCAAAGCTTGAAACGGttaatttaaaagcaaacaaatgtaACAACAAAACCCCTGCAGCAGATCCTgctgaaatacttaaaaaaaaaatctaaatcagcTTTAATCTTTACAAAAGTTATTTTAGCTCAAAAGCTACAAAATCAAAGTTATCTTAATTCTACAAAGAAGGGAGAGGATCTTTGACTTCATGTTATTTCTTTAGAACctcatctttttcattaaatttggcCACGAATCAAATTTTTGTGTGCCCCTGTTTTCAGGAGATTCCTCTTGCAGAAGAGGCCAAGTACAAACATGGAAGAGTAACTGCCTAAGCAAGTAGGAAAGTGTTCTCCGTAATAGTGTGCAAAGAACGTAGAGTTCTGGGTTAATCTCTGGAACTCGATCTGGATCGTGACCTTGACTTTGAATGAGATCTAGAACGGGATCTTGAAGCTCTTTTTGGTGGAGGGGACACAGAACGGGCTTTTGAGGGTGCAGCAGGTAGGGGTGAATTGGAACGAGATTGGCTCCTTGATCTAGATTTTGACTTTATAtcaccttttccattttctttaggGGAACGAGATCGAGAACGAGACCTGCTTCGAGATTTCTCATACTCATCCTTCGACCTGCTTCGAGAGCGCGAACGGGAGCCCCGATCAGACTTGGGCTTAGATTTGCTTTTTGATCTAGATTTCCTGCCTTTTGAACGAGAACGTGATCGACCTTTGCTCCGAGACCTGGATCTAGACAAGAAaagccagatttttttaaataccttgcCAGAACATAAGAGTATTCTATAAAGTATGTTATTCAGAAAAACAGTGACATTTACCGGGAGCGACTTTTTGAGATACTTCGAGATCTACTGCGGCTGCTCCTGCGACTCCTACTCCGTGACCTTCTTCTAGATCGTGACCTACAACAAAAAACATGATAAACCTTCATGTCAAGACATCTTGACATGAATGTTTAATTGCTCACTACAAATTAAATCCACTTtcaaaacatctgaaaaagaacCCAGTGATGCACAACGAAAAGGAAACTAAGAACTGACCCAATTTCAATTAAGCAACAATTGAAATACTGCTGTTTGAATCTTCCTGTTCATGGCAAAtactctttcctcccctctccgtATCCTTAAACAAGTTACCTTGATCTGCTTCCAGAATAAGACCGCCTATGGCTTGTTCGTGGTTTATCTTCAATGAGTCTAATATTTCTCCCATTGATTTCTGTACCATCCAGCTTATCCAAAGCACGCTTCATGTCAGAGTAGGAGCGAAACTCAATGACGCCTTCATTTGTGCGTTCTTTGTGAGCATCCGCATAGGTTACCTCACCAGCTTGTCTCATGAAATCCTAAAAACATCAAGACTGGTCAGACCCAggtatgtaaagaaaaaaaatctatgtgctATATTTGATTCTCAGAGATAAAAGAGCAATTAAAtagtctactttttaaaattagtcatGCCATTTTAATCTCAAATTATAATATGTACCTTTAAATCTTGCCAACTGCAACGACTAGAAAGATTTTCTACAATAAGTCTGAACTCTGTGCGTACAGGTGGTCCATATTTGTCTCTGCCAGAGGTTCTCCGACTGCTGTATCCACCTCCACCACCTTTATCATATGAAGAGAACAATTAGATGCTTTGTAATGATAGGGATGCATGTTTTTGAAAGTTAGTACAAACATATCAACTTTCATTTACTGGAGTAGGACTTTGCTATTATACTGCTAAACCTTCGATACAGTTGTGATTTGCCATAAATTAAATTAAGGGCAAGTCAAATAGACTAAATCCAACTAAACTTCTCCTACAATCTGTTAGAGAGTGACTGCTCCTTTATTCAATTTACCTCGCTAAGTTTTATTttacagaacattgtaaaatataaaacttaactGATTACATGCATTtctacattttacaaaaatgtttacTAGTTACACTAAGTACTTACATCACAGTGTGAggtttttggtggtggtttggCCACAAAACACGCAAGGTAACAGTCACCTAGTTCAGATTAACCAGTTTTGTCTAACCCTTGGAATCCTCACCATCACCCTGCGTCTAATGGCAAAAGGCTGCTGTCGTCATGGCTTCCGGTAAGGTCAGCCAAAGGGTCATAGGGCAAGGGTCACACAATGTATGGAAAAGCCAAGGCCAATCAGGAAAGGCAGTCATCTTAGCCTCAGTGGACACAGCCTCAGCCCCATTGGTCACTTTCAAATTGAAACATCAAGGACTTGTTAAAAAGTTGGAATTCAACATGCAACAATTTCAACATCAAACATTTAACATAACCAAAaatccccccacctcctcccaatAACATGCCCCAACTAGTTCAAATACAGCATAAAGCTCATTTAAATCTACTTTGTGGTGTAATACCACGTTACttcaaaacagtattttctttggCCCCTGCCAATTTTAATAACTCTAATACCTATGCTTAagaccccaccccttcccccgcccccaccccacccccagcctgtcCCAAACTTCTACGCTAAGCTATTCACACTTCTAGCTAATGCACTGACAGGTAAGCAAGGAGGATACAACAAATACAGCCATCCCTCACTTCCTTCGTAGGCAGAGCCCACGCCAGTGCTGACAGGGGCCCAGCACAAGCCACCCCCTCCCAACTTAGCAACCCCCCGCCCCCAAACACCCAAACCCTGGCTAGGCAAAACCCAATCCCCGCGCTCCGGTGTCCCATGTCTTCCCCGGGCAGGCGTGAAGGCAGCAGGCCCCGGGGACACCCGAGTCAAACGAGCCCGGCCACCGCGCCTGCCCGGCGGGGAGGCCCCACCCCGCCCACCCTAAGCCTGCACCCACCCCCCGGGGTCCCAAGGACGCGGAGCGCGCGGGGGTGGGACTCACTGCGGCTTCCGTAGCTGTAGCCGTCGCGATCGCGGCGCGGGCCACGGGCGTGCTCCACGATCACGCGCTCGCCGCAGAGTTCCTTGCCGTTCAGCTCGTAAACGGCGTCGTCGGCGTCGCGGGAGTCCTCGAACTCCACGAAGCCGTACCTGGGGGCGGTGCGAGGGCGGGAGGCCGGCGGGCGTCGTTAGGCCGGGGGCGCGCACGCTCCCGCGGCCCAGTCCCCCGCGCGCTCCCGCGGCCCCGGGCCGCCGCCATTTTGGCGGCCCTGCCACGCGGCGCTGCGGCCTTGGCCGTCTCCTCCCTCCGACGGGCCCTGCCGCCGCAGGTCCAGGGCGCTGCGGGCGGACGCGGGCGCCTAGGCCCGACTCACCCATTTTTAAGGTCTATTTCGAGAAGGCGGCCGTAGCCACTGAAAAAGCGCTGGATGTCCTTCTCCCGGACGTTGTAGCTCAGGCGTCCTATGTAGACGCGCGGCATGTCCGTGGCGGGCGAGGGGCCCGAGGGCTGGCTGTCGAACGGCGGACCGCAAGGCAGAAGCCGCGGTGCGGGTGCGGGGACGGCTAGAGCCGGGACACGCGCCTCACACCGCAGCGGCGGCCGAGTCCAGCCACACAATGGTGCGCGCGCGCCTGGGCTACGCTATAAGGGCGGGCGGCCAGGGGCGGGGCCCGGCGCATGACGTCAGCGCGCAGCACGCACCCTCCCGCGCTGGAGCGCGAGGCTAGACGGCGACTTGCAGGTCCGCTGCCCGCCGAGTTTCAGGCGAGTGCGGTTCTACCCGCTTACCGAATTTTCTCCACCCAGATTTGTAAACGTCGTTTCCCGTCGTCCAGCCGAGGACTAGTTTTCTAATTTGTaccttaaaaaagaaactgttccTCTGCGGGTTCTGTCAGGGACTGCCGCTCGGGAGGCCGGCTAGGAGAATCCCTGTGTTCATTGGTTCTCCAGGTTGTCATAATAGGCCTCCGTGGTCTGATTGGCCCCTTGAAAATTTGGCTGCGAATTTTATCCATGGATCGCTCGGCTCACGCTCAGCCTGGTGGGGAAGGCGCTCTCGAACTTGGTTAGTCGCCCATTTCCAGAGAATCCGAGGTTTGCGCTCCCAGGTCGTGGAGACCCGGCCGGGAGCGCACTGCCTTCCCGGCTTCTGTCTCTCGTTGTCTCACAGCCTTCTGTCCCTCGTGGTCTCACTTTCACGGCCTCCCTAAATGTCCACCTCTCCTTACAGAGGTCTTTCTTGGAGCACTGGCACCTGGAGTCACCTGTAGATTGAGGTGTACCTGGCAGCCCTACGCTCGCTGTAGGTGCTGACAAGGGGAACCGGGCCAAGTCTTCAGGTCCAAGAAAGTTGAGCAAGACCTGGCAGCCCTCCCACAGAGGTACGCTCATTTTCTCCCTCTTACGGAGGGTCCCTTGTCCCAACCCGATCCCTTACCCCTTTGGTTGGGAAGGCTCCTTATCTATGTGGCAGAAACGCACGTCATGGGAGTTTACCACTAGAGATGCCATTTAGAGCTGAAAACTCCAGAGGAGTCAATGTAAGTGGAGAGCAGAAGACCCTGGAGTCTTCTAAAACTTAAAGacaggaaagagactgggaaagggtgactggggaggtgggaaagagagCCAGTGAGCATGATGTCACAcaagcagggaggaaggggataACACTGAGATAATACTGGCTGTTTAGGTATTACGCATATTCCAGCTCGTCAGGAGCAGGGAAGCCTTGATGTTTTACAGCTTCTGGTTGGAAGGGGAGTGATTTTGCtctccaggggacatttggcaaagtTTGGGGTCTGTAGGTTGTCATGACGGGGGGGAGTGTTGATAACTGACATTTAGTGGTAGAGGCTATACTGTCTGTGCTTAAAGttaggtaaataaaatatataggtagatatttaaatttttttgtgtgtgcaataTAGTAATTAGGTAAGGAGAATTAACAATGGGataacttttttcccccactcatCCAATTTGTTTGTTAAATAAAGTTTGTTAAAATTCACTGTTGGTAAGAGGTGAACCTGGAAATGCTGCTCACGTAGCACTGGTGGGACTGAACGTCCCTTGTGGGAAGGTAAGTAGGTGGTACTTATTAAAGATGCATATCTGGAGTGGGATGTTGCCTCCTCTCTCCTTGCTGATAATTTGCCCAAAGAGGAAAAATGCAGCTGACACCGCCCTTCACTCTCTCTCACCTCTCTCAGTTACTCTTAAAATGgttactctttaaaaattttgaatagtAAAAGAGGAAACAGTCTTAAATATCATTGGTGAAGGGAGTGTTGGGCCATCAGCATTCTGTGGATCTTGCCGATGATCTCACGCACCTCTTGATATTTCGGAAGAACAACTCAAAGGAGAAATGATGGATGGACAGCATGGGAGCTCATTTCTTTAGATGCTGTGGCAGTGTCTGAAGTGTCTTTAGACACAGTGGCAGATAAAGATCACTGCTCATTTGAAAGTTGTGCGGGTAACTGCAGCATACAGCTCTTGCTCCCTCTGTCAGCAAGAGAGGCAGAGTAGCCTCAGTATGATCCAGAAGAGAGTTAATAACTTCAAATCCATAATTACCCAGGTTGTAAAACACAGTCTAGAGCAGCACACAGTTGTGGTTTTCAATCCAAtggctatttttatatatgttagctGGAAACCAAAAGTATTTCCCAAGCACCAAGTGATTTGAAGTGTTGTCAGCTAGATTCTGATGGGTTTTGCTTTCTTATGTCTGAAAAATTGATCATTCCAGAGGCTGTCATTTTGAATGGATTTTGGGAAAACAAGGCAACTCAGGTGTCTGGAGTGAAATGTATGCAGCAGACTATGGCTCCAGGCCAAACAGGGCCTGCCAcaagttttgtaaataaaatgctATTGGAGCACAGCCACACCCACTTACTTACCTATTGTCTGAACTTAAGCCATGATAGCAGTATCAAATAGCTGCCACAGAGActgcccacaaagcctaaaatatttactagctggttcttcacagaaaaagtttgcctaCTCCAGATCCACATTAAGTACTTGTAAAGATGTCTATGGTATGTTGTTAAATAAGAAAGACCAGTTTTAATATATGCATGGTGCCATGTTTATAAACAACCACCACCCCTAACTCCCAAGCCCAACCCTGTATATGAATATACATTTGTGTAA
Above is a window of Camelus dromedarius isolate mCamDro1 chromosome 18, mCamDro1.pat, whole genome shotgun sequence DNA encoding:
- the SRSF6 gene encoding serine/arginine-rich splicing factor 6, whose product is MPRVYIGRLSYNVREKDIQRFFSGYGRLLEIDLKNGYGFVEFEDSRDADDAVYELNGKELCGERVIVEHARGPRRDRDGYSYGSRSGGGGYSSRRTSGRDKYGPPVRTEFRLIVENLSSRCSWQDLKDFMRQAGEVTYADAHKERTNEGVIEFRSYSDMKRALDKLDGTEINGRNIRLIEDKPRTSHRRSYSGSRSRSRSRRRSRSRSRRSSRSRSRSISKSRSRSRSRSKGRSRSRSKGRKSRSKSKSKPKSDRGSRSRSRSRSKDEYEKSRSRSRSRSRSPKENGKGDIKSKSRSRSQSRSNSPLPAAPSKARSVSPPPKRASRSRSRSHSKSRSRSRSSSRD